agatccgtCTTCGTCTAAATATAGCTCCAGTCACCACGAGCACGGTTAATATGAGTCAGGCACTGGCCAAACAAGCCTTTTTAGACCAGCGTTAGTCATCATTAAGCTGCCGTCGTCTTATTCTCATGTGAAAGAAACGCACCGAGACATTGAACACACCACAAAAGGGACAAAATGGAAACCCTGCTTTGCAAACGTCAAAAATAGAAACAGTCTTTCATAAATAAATGCCAAATATTCCCACtaacgttaaaaaaaaagaaaaaaaaaaaaagataatgatgCTATCCAAGTCCCAGAGATTAGTCGGAACCATGGAAACCCCGTCAACGTCtacatttacagatttatttcccAGAAAGCGCTCAGAGGGAGGCCGTTTCAGCTCGCAGGTGTTTTACTCACAAGAAACTCGTCTCGGATGAAGAATTTGGCTCGCGTCACCCTCGGGTCCTCGCCCGGTTCAGGAGTTGCTGtaaggaaagaaaacagagtCTCCTTATAAAAAAACGTTCAGACAACGAGCGTGGCATGACGTTGGCCGGCTGAGGCGGGACACGCACCTTCATTTGGTATGGTGTAGCGAGCGTATTCGGGGAAATAGTCCTCAATTTTGGATTTTCCAGCTAATACTTTCTCAGCCAGCATGTCCTGCTTGTTCAGGAATAAAATGACCGATATAGTGCGTAGccatctgaaaaacaaacaaggagATGACTGTGGTGAATTTCCACACAACAGGAGGACCCTGAAAGCACCACCGATATCAATATTTGTCATCATTAAGATGGAAAACTTTGTGCTTTTCTTCAAtttcttttacataattttCCACAGATACCATCAACCCATAGAAGAGTATCCGTCCATCTATTTTAAACCCTGAAACTAGAAataaaatgctgcttctctaaaaaagacaaaaaaaaataaaatcatatagtaaatatttacataaaaaaagaagaagttgttgctgttttcttcAAATGGTCATGCAACATTTATGCCTCTGAACGGGTTTTATTAGCTGAAGTGAAAGCAAAAACTGCTCTTTAGTTTATAAACGTTTGCAGActcctggtttagatcaaaacgtATTGAAGCactagaacggcctagtcaaagtccagacttaaactAATATGTGGCAAGAACTGAAGAGTCGACGCCTACAGGAGCTCTCTGTCTAATCTGACTgggactgaaatgttttttttgcaaagaattgGCTAAATTTCtgtatttacactgcaaaaagagaacaaaaagtaattttcttgaaatgactgtccttgattttagccggtaaataagattatctgccaatggaataagtattctgacccctaaaacaagataattagacatcctgcacttgaacataagatgatagagaagagttgttcctatattaagtgcaaaaatcttattccataggcagatcatcttatttacctgctcatttcaagaaaatcttacttacttttaagttcttttttgcagtgtagacgtgcaacagttattttaattttcttacaACACCGTCTTCCTGAATGTTGCACCATCACCGCCCGACAAATAATGTCTGAGCAGCGCAAACGATTCAGATCCTGTTTCAGACCAGAACTGGACAGCTTCCCTAAACTGATGGCAGAAATTCTTCTGTTCATTCTtaaagcagcagcaaaaaattaaaaaattcacTGGTGGCATTTGTTGCTATTCCActtcctgcagctgcagcagcaggccGCAGACTCTACCCTGCAGATGAATTCAAACCAGCAGCACATGAAGGGAGGATGCTACAGAGAAACACACAGGAAGCGCACCGTTTACGGCACGTGTTAGCCGCGCCTGTTCAGCCGGTTTCCTTCAGCGTCGATTTCTTTAGGCCACCTTAAAACGGGAAAACCGACGATGCTGCAGATTTTTACGCttctactttatttatttatttatttatacccaCTGTGAACCATATATATGGGTTATTAttgtaacaaaaaatatataaataagtaGTTTTACAAGAACGGAATTTCCCCGAATGTAAAACAAATttgcttttatcatttattgttttctttcaatctttttttttttttttttaatgccttgTGAAGCACTATGGCTTGCATTGTGGTATACAGGGAGCCGTGTAAACAAATCGTATTTGCTTATTATGAGCCTTATTTGTTACTTATTTTCTGCTTTATCCGTCTTTGGAAAGGTTATCAAATGGACAATAAGAGTAtatcatacactgcaaaaacggatctaaaaataagtaaaatgttcttaaaatttgtgtatttatccttgatttgagcaggtaaataacattatctgccaatggaataagataaaataacataaaccctaaaataacataattagacatcctgcacttgaaataagatgattgagatgaattgttcctattttaagtgcaaaattcttattccattggcaaatcctcttatttacctgctcaaatcaaggacaaatacatgtGTATGTCACAGCAAAGACATCAGAAACTTGACCGTAAGgcattaaaacaagtcaaaagtAGTTGATGTCATTAGAAATTATAATTCAAGCAAACAATAATTTGCATCGGCACGTATTATTGGGCTCCACAGGGTTGCGTCATAGAGCTGGGGCTAAGTCGGCCATAAACAAGGTTTCGTCTTCAGGCTAAAACATTTAGCCCCGTCAGAATCTAGTTACGCTCTGCTGATGTTAAATTTACATATTTGCATTCAAGATCGAATCCTGAAAGATCTGAGAGGGTCAAATGTCCCAGTGACGCGAGTGGAAACACCACCTGGGTAAATCTGAGCAGCAAGAACGTACGAATCCGAACTCAACGATTCCCACGGGAGCAAGATGGAGGAAAATGGGAGCTTGACGTGTCAAAGTTTGCATGCATTGGATGCAAATGTTGGGACACCAACGAATAAATAGAAGTACTGTCTAAACTTCCTCTTTACACAGTTCTCCAAACCATCAAACTGAGCCAAAGCTTAAAGCTTCCAGCCTGGTGTTTTGGTAACAATCGCTTcagataaatgtttattttttcacctCTGCATTGATATATTTGCTGGTTAATCAATACGAGTTCCTACAAGCGAAAGCTGCCGCGCACAAACgcctctgatgacatcacacgACGCCACAGATCGGCTCTTTCAACTCCGTTTATTCTCTTCCTCTGTGTTTGCGTGGCTTTAAATCGACTTCCTCCTTCAAAGCTGCTGGTTAACTTGTGCTCTGCTGGGCTGCAGCCGTTCCAGGAATAATTTCACTGATTTTGCCTATGCACCATAATCTAGAGCTGGGCCAGAAATCGATTTTAGAGATTAATTCGAatttgcaatttttatttttgaagattGCAGTTTTGGAAtatctggatttttatttattttttcagtcctGAAAGGGGAAATAgttgccatcttgttttacaggcatgtttcacagcttgtaaaTAGTTGCACCTTGAATTTAGGTCAACTCACAGACGAGGtgattgaaataaaagcaagtttttaaaaataatttctgtaatttgtttttttaggacGAAAATGAGACAATTAATTGGAATTGGTTATATTAAAGGTCTGATTTTTAAGCCatcatatcgcccagccctaccatAATCATTGCTAATACCAGCTGATTCGCTTGAATCCTGTGCTTCTTGTGACGttctttaacaaaattaaaaaaaaataaaaataaaacaaaaggcagaaaCTTGATTGAATTGTCTTCAGagtgctttttaaaaacttttctaCAGTGGAAATTCATCACCACCTCagcaaattgtgtttttataacCGTTTGTTACACAGACgtgacaataaataaaaactacacaGCATTTTCTACACAGTGCACAGGGGTCTTTCTGTCACTGCTGCAGATCAATAATAATATAcaataataatcttattttttttgcctcagaaGATGCTATAATTAGCCCAGACAGCAGAGAGGACAGGTTCTGTCTCACCTGTTGTTCCAAATACTGCGGAAGAGGTCCAGGGCTTCCCGTAGCCTGTTGGTGTTGTTGTCTTCCCTTATTACCATGTTGTAGCTGCTGCTGGCCACCACGAAGATGATAGCAGTGACGTCTGGGAGGACAGCAGAGAATCAGCGTCAGGACAAGcctttgttcgttttttttattaattcgtTAAAAAGACTGCAAAGTTTAATCAATGTTAAACAGCTGAGCTGGAAGTCTCACCGTTAAAGCACTGGATCCATTTCCTCCTTTCATCTCTCTGACCGCCAACATCGAACATGCTGTGGACGAGACCAAACGGCGGGTCAGACAATGATCGACATCTTGTGATAGAACAGCTTTGAAACcaaaaagtagaatgggaggcatttggtccgtgaggcagacaccccgtctactctTAAGACTCGGCTTCAAACTTTCCTTCTCGACAAAGCTTCGAGTTAAGAGTGGCTAAAGtaaccctgagctacctctgtagtgaTGCTGCTCACTCTGCCGCTTTCTTCTACTATTCTCCCATTTTGGTTTACGTGCATTTACTGCAACTTTTGAATGTTCTCTCTGCTCGTTTTCTCTCCATCGTAGCTACACCTGGCCTGGCGCTTCATTTATGACGTCCTAAATGGTGGTAATGCgctgagctactgctgccaacaGCTTCATGCTCTTCCACAGATTACACACTGGACCCCGTCTTCCAGCGTTTAACCCCGTCTCtctcctacactgcaaaaacggatctaaaaacaagtaaaatgttcttaaaatatgtgtttttgtccttgatttgagcaggtaaataaatattatctgccaatggaatgagtattttgacccctaaactaagataattagataaactgcacttgaaataagatgatggagatgacttacctgctcaaatcaaggacagatacacaaattttaagaaaatattacttatttttagttgtttttgcaATGTAGACATCGCTACTGGCTGAGCTCTCACTGCGGCTAGCTTACTCCTCTCTTTCCtcctctacactgcaaaaaggaaactaaaagtaagtaaaattttcttgacattaatgtatttttccttgatttgaacagctaaataagactatttgccaatgtgatgagtatttttacccctaaaataagatcattttcacatcctgcacttgaaataagaggatggagatgttcttattttaagtgaaaaaatcttattccattggcaaatagtcttatttacctgctcaaataaaggaaaaatacaaacatttcaagaacattttacttactttgagttcccatTTTGCAGTGTAAACTTGAAAACTGCCTCAGATCTTATATGCTTGGCTGCGTTTCTCTCCCAGATGAAGCCtctgatttttctttaacaCGGGAACTTTTTGTGCATCTAAACCCCGGTCAGTCGTGGCGTGATACCGTTCCccctgagcctggttctgctgccgtggttttattttgttttgtgaagTTCCTGATTATGATGAGGAGTTGTGAATTGCCGCTTATATAAATGAGCTGAACTGAAACTCAAACACTGACACAAGGCAACGCTATGCATGCAGGATTAGTGCAGATGCTCGACGTCCAAATTAGACACTTTGCAGCGATACAAAGTATAAACCCGGGGGTTAAAGATGAATTGTGTACAGATATCACAAAACAGAGGAAGGGTGATAAACGGATCCATGGATAAACGGATGGCTGTGAGGATGAAACGATGAGGGGATAGATAAGTGCACGGGCTGACGAATGGAAAGATGAAAAGATGGACAGAAATCCATGGATAGATGTTTTGTTGTATagaaaaatggatgaatggacaaacaatttctgaaaatataaacatttttcaaCAACCTATTTTCCTTTTACACACTAAGCCAGGAAAATACTAAAATTTCATTCTGATCCAGACGGCTTAATGATTGGGTctgatgtaagaaaaaaaaaaaaaaaaagacaccagaAATTATCTGACGAAGCATTAATAATCCAATAATATTTGTACAGATGTCCCTATTCCAAATCTTATTCAGACAGCAGCCTGGACGAGTAGAATAAAGACTAATTTACCCcctaaagaggattttttttatccatagcCGTCACTCAGGGGGGTTATGAATCTTTTACAAAGGTCTGTAGAGATGAGTTATGTTATCTGACAGGATCAAATCGTCACCATCAGCTGTTCTTATGACCACCACCCTGCTCAGAAATCACACTGGATTACATTAAAGTCGCTCAGATCACACCCTCAGCTTCCAGCAGGCCGGGGATACGTTTCTTTTTCccctttgtttctttgtgtttttttttcgaTGTTGGAAGGGAACGAGCTTATGACATTTCAGGCCCCGAACCACGAGGATAAGGTAAATATAGTAGTGGAGCCCAAGAGGGCATTCCGATCTGTGATTATTCTTTAATGGTGATGCCAAAACGGGACGGGGTCAAACGCTTCAAAAGGAAACAAATTACTGGAAAACGCCTCTGGAGCCTCCGCTTTTGGAACTGGGTGACGAAGATCTGGAAAGCTGCTGCATAACAGGGAACGTAAGAGCGGATGTGGACGTAAGAAGAACAATGCGTCCTTTTATCAGGCTAGAAATATTGGGCttataaaagtgacaaaaataagCTAGAAGCGCTAAATTGTGACAGTTTTTTAATACGCTTctggtggtttatttttattttttcctctttttgcgTTTTCCAAAAGCATCTTCGTCTCCACTTTtaaacccccaccccccagtgTGACTTACTGAAAGTTGACTTTGTCTACTTGGAACCTCGTCTCGAAAATCCCTGAAGTTAACACTCGGCAGCGTAGAAGATCCTgcaaagcagagacacacacacaaaaaaataaaaaaaattaaaaaatgaaggTCTGGCTAggagaggattaaaaaaaaaaaatgaaacaagctGCATTTTTGGAGCAGGAGAACTGACCTGGTCTGTTGGTGTGTAGTCACTCTGTCTTACAGAGTCGATTCTGTCTAGGAAACTGCAGAAAGCaaaacaggaagaagaagaagaagaagaaaaaaaaaaacatgttttaatgctgtATTCAGTCAGGAAAAACAGATCCAGTAGAACTGGAGGAAAGAAAATAGATCGTACATGGCAGGGCAACCCCGCTTTTCACTGTAAATCAACCACAAAATAAGcacatatttatatttctacCGGTCTGCAGCCATCGCTGTGATCCAGTCGAGGCGGCCGCCATGTCTGACTCCCTGCAGAGGCCCGGGGAGGCCGCTGTCGTTGCAGCTCCGCGCCTCTAGAGGGCAGGCGTGCTCAGTCTGGGCTATTTTGGTCTGTCTCTAGCCAGAGTGATTGCATAAGGCAGTTATTGTGGAGGTTAGACAGCTTGCTGCTGCCGCCTCTTTCACAACAGAGAGagcatgtgcagcagcagcagcagcagcagcagcagcagcagaggaagcAGCAGCTGGGGCTTACAGCAGCACAGCGGGCAGGCTCGGGACAACCGGGGCCGGGGACGCGGAGCCACACGGGCCTCTGGATGACCCGCATCGCCCAGAGAGAAAGCGCTTCCAACAGGGGGCTCCAAGGGCCGGGATGCCATTACACACATTCAGTCTccagcaaaagtattcatgcctccatgttgtttttgtcacagcCTAAGACTTGTATACGTTTTGTGACAACGTCTAACGCCCAGCGGAGCAAAACCGCGgagggaaaaaggaaaataatgcatcattttgacaatttgtggcatatatttttttttcagcctcccccccccctggCTGAAAAGTCTGCAGAACCGTCTTTTGCAACATGCAGTGATATTGAGTATGCCATCTAGTCCGGAGGATGGAAAtgttgcccattcttctttgaagAACTTCGTTTTAGttcacgaaaaaaaaaaaaacgtctgtgAGCGTCAGTTTTCAACTCTTCccacagattattattattattatatttttattggatttaggtctgaactttgactgagCCACTCATGAACACGCCTCGACTCGAGCCATTCCAACCGTAGCCGTCTAGTGTGGCAATTTTCCTCCGGAAAGCTAAATTCTGGCCTCGTTTGCACAGAGAACCCAATTCCCCATGTTTGCAGGGGCTTGGGGCaaatggttttctttcaacaacagaTTTACTCTTTCTCCCTTCAGCGCTTAGATGTGCAGAGGACGCAGGTAACAGCGGAACAAAAAGCCCCTAAAAGACACCTAAAACCTCTCTGGAAGGCACAAACTTAAACTCTCCTTATTTAAACGACATATTGTTGGGTCAAATCCACATTATGAATAGGTTAGTTTGGGGTTTTGGATTCTTAAGCTACCATTTAAAGGCATTAGAGATGAACAGCAGTGCCGATTTGAGTCAGCCGTACGGCAGAGAATCCAGGAAAAGGTCCGACGTCGTCGTTAAAACTGTTGAATTACAGCAACGGAGGTTTTCCCGTCAACCCAAAGGCGACAGAGGTGTGCCGGAGGCGCGCGTTCGGAAACAACGCTGCATTCAGCTGACGCCGGGGACTTCCTTCAGCGAGGCCTGACCCAGATGTGGCCCAAACCGGGTCATCTCCTCGCCATCTTTGACTTTCTAACCAACCCGTCTGCAGTTTCAGTCACCAGTCAGGTGACGCGGCTGCAGCACACACAGGAAACCCGACGCGCGGAAGGCCGCTCGCTCGCGCTCCTCTGTAGGTTTCCGCCAGGGTACGACGGTCTCTTCGGTTTCACTTCGGGCGCCCGACAGCAG
This genomic window from Fundulus heteroclitus isolate FHET01 chromosome 6, MU-UCD_Fhet_4.1, whole genome shotgun sequence contains:
- the LOC105932266 gene encoding guanine nucleotide-binding protein G(s) subunit alpha isoform X3, whose translation is MFDVGGQRDERRKWIQCFNDVTAIIFVVASSSYNMVIREDNNTNRLREALDLFRSIWNNRWLRTISVILFLNKQDMLAEKVLAGKSKIEDYFPEYARYTIPNEATPEPGEDPRVTRAKFFIRDEFLRISTASGDGRHYCYPHFTCAVDTENIRRVFNDCRDIIQRMHLRQYELL